CCGCTCCTCGAGCAGCACGGCATGGATATGGCCTTCCAGATGGTTCACCGCGATCAGCGGTTTCCGCAGCGCGAACGCCAGCGCCTTGGCGTAGCTCACGCCCACCAGCAACGCGCCGGCCAAGCCGGGGCCTTGGGTCACCGCGATGGCATCGATATCGGCGTAAGACTTCCCTGCCTGCTCCAGCGCCTGACGCACCACCGGGACGATCCCACGCAGATGCTCGCGCGAAGCCAGCTCGGGCACCACGCCGCCATAGGGCTGGTGCGTCGCAATCTGGGAAAACACGACGTTCGAGAGCAACTGCTCGCCCCCACGTACCACTGCGGCAGCCGTCTCGTCGCACGAGCTCTCGATGCCGAGGATGTACGTGTCCTTGCCCACGCATCCATTCTCAGCACTAACTTGTTAACTTGCAAACTTCGCTAGGCGGCTTCTAGCGATTCGGTGGGAGCAGCACCCGGTGTCGCGTCCTGCGTCCTCCGCTGCAAGAACTCCTGCGCCGCGCGATACCCCGCCAGCGTCCCGACGTCCATGTAGTGCTCGCCCGCATGGGTCGCGCGCACCAGGTTTCGGGCAGCGATGTCCCACCTCCCGATTGACTTTCAGCTCCGCCTTCGGCTCGGGCTTGCGCTCCGCTTCAGCCAAGTTTTGCGTCCATGGTGATCTCCGCTTTGAGCAGCCGCGAGATCGGGCAGCCGGCTTTGGCCTTGCTCGCTGCCTCGTCGAACTTCGCTTTGTCCGCGTTGGGGATCTTCGCGGTCACGTCGAGGTGGATCTTGGTCACCGTCCACCCGGCATCGAGTTTTTCCATCGTCAACGTGGCGCTGGTGTCGATGGACTCGGCGGTCATCCCCGCGCCGCCCAACTGTCCAGAGAGCGCCATGGAGAAGCATCCCGCGTGCGCCGCCGCGATCAGTTCTTCCGGATTGGTGCCCGGCTGGTCTTCAAAACGCGTGCTGAACGAGTACGGCGTGCTCTTCAGCGCCCCACTCGCGGTCGATACCGTGCCTTTGCCGTCTTTCAGCCCGCCACGCCACTGCGCGCTTGCTTTCCTTTGCATGACTTGCTCCTACAGGATGGATTATGCGTCACAACCACAAACAAGCAAGCTTAACATTGCGCGGCAGCCCACCTCTTCCCCCGTCCCAAAAGCCCTCTAAGGCCTCCCCTCTGCCGGCCCTCGGCGTTATACTCATCGGCGGCAACTCCCGGTACTCATTCTCGCCTCTAATCAGAGGATCCCCGGCCTCGTTCAGGTTTCGTAGCCCACTCACGAAAGGAAGGATTTATGCGCAAGCTGTGCGTATTACTCATCCTGGCGCTGGCGTCATCGTCGGCTTTTGCGGACGCCAAGTCAGATTCTACCGAGCGCCTGCAAAAGGCTGCCACGGTGCTGAAGGAGATCATGGCTGCGCCCGATAAGGGCATTCCCCAGGAAGTAT
The Acidobacteriota bacterium genome window above contains:
- a CDS encoding OsmC family protein, encoding MQRKASAQWRGGLKDGKGTVSTASGALKSTPYSFSTRFEDQPGTNPEELIAAAHAGCFSMALSGQLGGAGMTAESIDTSATLTMEKLDAGWTVTKIHLDVTAKIPNADKAKFDEAASKAKAGCPISRLLKAEITMDAKLG